Proteins from a single region of Desulfobulbaceae bacterium:
- a CDS encoding TerB family tellurite resistance protein has product MFTIVKKILTKKSKQSPSLEENTLKNHLAAGVLLLEAAHVDNECTDQEMEHVVLTIKTMFNLDNDCVNELLAEAHRVRDNSVDLWQYTNYMNQNYSKEEKLQVMEDVWRVIHADGQLEKHEDHFAHKLANLLRLTHKELIDLKIKARN; this is encoded by the coding sequence ATGTTTACTATTGTTAAAAAAATTCTAACCAAAAAGTCTAAGCAATCACCATCTTTAGAGGAAAACACATTAAAAAATCACCTCGCAGCCGGCGTGCTTCTCTTGGAAGCTGCTCATGTTGATAATGAGTGTACAGATCAGGAGATGGAGCATGTGGTGCTGACCATTAAGACGATGTTTAACCTTGATAATGATTGTGTGAATGAACTTTTGGCAGAAGCTCATCGAGTACGAGATAACTCTGTGGATCTCTGGCAGTACACAAATTATATGAACCAGAATTATAGCAAGGAGGAAAAACTGCAAGTGATGGAAGATGTCTGGCGTGTGATTCATGCTGACGGCCAACTAGAAAAACACGAAGATCATTTTGCCCATAAGCTCGCCAACCTTTTGCGACTTACCCATAAAGAGCTGATTGATCTAAAGATAAAGGCTAGAAATTAA
- a CDS encoding histidine phosphatase family protein has protein sequence MQDKLLIVLVGLPARGKSTMARKIARTIELDDVSVQVFNNGEVRRTLSRDNTDSPDFFSPQNESGQDFRNKCAQINLNKARAFLVDSGKVAILDASNVTRIRREMIEKMFSDVPILYIECVNADEEALEANLERKVFLKEFRHLPAQTALDWFNKRIGYYESAYEPLKVERNRILVDSFEACILQEHITDHIPYYDRIRDIITTRVIRNLFLLRHGETFFNVEDRIGGDADLTEKGQAQAGALARHFTPWRIPIIFTSNHKRTQLTASPIAERQEHCSVIALPEFNEINAGICEGMTYEEINEKMPLISDARKKNKYSYVYPDGEGYASMEKRVYRGLQKVFYLNNLDDNIMIVGHQAVNRMILSYFVARPKEEVPFIYMPQDRYYHIQVDPYKRIFELMPYSKILS, from the coding sequence ATGCAAGATAAACTTTTGATTGTATTAGTAGGACTTCCTGCTCGCGGCAAATCAACAATGGCACGAAAAATAGCGCGTACCATTGAACTTGACGACGTCTCTGTCCAGGTTTTTAACAATGGCGAGGTACGTCGGACTCTTTCTCGCGACAACACCGATTCACCTGATTTTTTCTCACCTCAAAATGAGTCAGGTCAAGATTTCCGTAATAAATGTGCACAAATTAACCTAAATAAAGCCCGAGCCTTTCTGGTCGACTCGGGGAAGGTTGCCATACTTGACGCTAGTAATGTGACTCGAATACGTCGAGAAATGATTGAAAAGATGTTTTCCGACGTTCCTATTCTCTATATTGAGTGTGTTAACGCCGATGAGGAGGCCCTTGAGGCCAATCTTGAGAGAAAGGTTTTCTTGAAAGAGTTCCGCCATCTTCCAGCCCAGACAGCCTTAGATTGGTTCAACAAACGTATTGGCTATTACGAAAGTGCCTATGAGCCCCTCAAAGTAGAGAGAAACCGTATTCTGGTTGACTCTTTTGAGGCCTGTATTCTCCAGGAACATATCACTGACCATATTCCCTATTATGACCGGATACGTGACATTATAACAACCCGTGTTATCAGAAATCTCTTCCTGTTGCGTCATGGCGAAACCTTTTTTAATGTAGAAGACCGTATTGGCGGAGATGCAGATCTTACAGAAAAAGGGCAAGCGCAGGCTGGGGCACTGGCTCGTCATTTTACTCCATGGCGAATTCCAATTATTTTTACAAGTAACCATAAACGAACTCAGCTGACTGCAAGCCCCATTGCGGAAAGACAAGAGCATTGTTCAGTAATTGCTCTGCCCGAATTCAATGAAATAAATGCCGGAATATGTGAAGGAATGACATATGAAGAGATAAACGAGAAAATGCCCCTGATCTCTGATGCCAGAAAGAAAAACAAATACAGTTATGTCTATCCGGATGGTGAAGGCTATGCCTCCATGGAAAAAAGGGTATATCGGGGTTTACAAAAAGTTTTTTATCTCAACAATCTTGATGATAATATTATGATTGTGGGCCATCAGGCTGTTAATCGAATGATTCTCTCGTATTTTGTTGCCAGGCCAAAAGAAGAGGTGCCATTCATCTATATGCCCCAGGATCGTTACTATCATATTCAGGTAGATCCCTACAAACGAATTTTTGAACTCATGCCGTACAGTAAGATCTTATCGTAA
- a CDS encoding DEAD/DEAH box helicase, whose protein sequence is MTFSALGLSDPLIRALTEKGYVSPYPIQIKVIPLALTGKDILATAQTGTGKTACFTLPILQRLSGGFKVKNNHVKSLILAPTRELAVQIAANIDSYGKYISFKSGVVYGGVKINPQMMLLRGGVDLLVATPGRLLDLYNKNAVKFAQLETLVLDEADRMLDLGFTKDINKIIDLLPLKRQNLLFSATISNEIRKLTNKLLKNPQHIDAGIRNSTASNVNQYVYEVDKAKKAGLLIHLLRNKGWGQVLVFTRTKKGADQLVQQLKAVGFSASAIHGDKSQSERTQSLAAFKEKNVQILVATDLASRGLDINELPHVINFDLPKVAEDYVHRIGRTGRAGLEGEAISLISADEVSLLTNIETLIRRLLVREVQNGFVPTHSVPVTHLLKQRPKKPKKAKKVTLDHNQADGRKTQNTRGKGTPKSSFADTKSGGKTRGRRLR, encoded by the coding sequence ATGACATTCTCTGCGCTGGGACTATCAGACCCACTTATTCGTGCACTTACTGAAAAAGGGTATGTCTCTCCCTATCCAATTCAGATTAAAGTAATACCTTTAGCACTAACCGGTAAGGATATTCTGGCAACAGCTCAAACCGGAACAGGAAAAACAGCCTGTTTCACCCTGCCAATATTACAGCGCCTAAGTGGTGGTTTTAAGGTAAAAAATAACCATGTTAAATCTTTGATTTTAGCACCAACCAGGGAACTTGCTGTACAAATCGCAGCAAACATTGATAGTTATGGTAAGTATATTTCCTTTAAGTCAGGTGTGGTTTATGGTGGAGTAAAAATAAATCCGCAAATGATGTTGTTGCGGGGGGGAGTTGATCTGCTGGTTGCTACACCGGGACGCTTACTTGATCTTTATAACAAGAATGCAGTGAAGTTTGCACAGTTAGAAACCCTTGTTCTCGATGAGGCCGATCGCATGCTGGATCTGGGTTTTACCAAAGATATCAATAAGATCATTGATTTGTTGCCACTTAAAAGACAAAATCTTCTTTTTTCTGCAACAATTTCTAATGAGATCCGAAAACTCACAAACAAGTTACTGAAAAATCCACAACATATTGATGCCGGCATACGCAACTCTACAGCTAGTAACGTTAACCAGTACGTTTATGAAGTAGATAAAGCCAAAAAAGCCGGATTACTTATCCATTTACTACGCAACAAAGGCTGGGGGCAGGTTCTTGTTTTCACTCGCACCAAGAAAGGAGCCGATCAACTTGTTCAACAGCTCAAGGCGGTAGGCTTTTCTGCATCGGCTATTCATGGTGATAAAAGTCAGAGCGAACGGACCCAAAGTTTAGCTGCCTTTAAAGAAAAAAATGTTCAGATTCTTGTCGCAACTGATCTTGCATCTCGCGGTCTTGATATCAATGAACTGCCGCACGTCATAAATTTTGATCTGCCTAAAGTGGCTGAAGATTACGTTCATCGTATCGGCCGCACTGGTCGTGCCGGGCTTGAAGGTGAAGCTATCTCTCTTATCAGTGCTGATGAGGTGAGCCTGCTTACTAATATAGAAACCCTTATTCGGCGGCTTTTGGTGCGTGAAGTTCAAAATGGTTTTGTGCCAACCCATAGTGTTCCTGTTACGCACCTCTTGAAACAGCGCCCCAAGAAACCCAAAAAAGCAAAGAAAGTAACGCTCGATCATAATCAGGCAGATGGCCGAAAAACACAAAATACCCGGGGTAAAGGTACTCCAAAGAGCAGCTTTGCAGATACTAAGAGTGGAGGCAAAACAAGAGGCCGCAGATTACGATAA